Genomic DNA from Niabella ginsenosidivorans:
TCAACACTCCAGTTATGCACTTCTTTCAGCTCATCCAGGGCAGGAGTGATCTTGCTTACACAGCCATCACATTTCAGGTTCGTCTTAAATCGTAAAGTATCCATAATCATTCCGCTTTTTTAAGTTATTAGTATAATACAAAGTTCCGCTTTTCCACAGGGCAAACAGTTACAGGATTTCCGGGATTACTTATAACATTTACAGGGTTGCATTCCACCCTGTACAACTTTTCAACGGCCTGGCTGTTAATATACCTTTGATGATCTATCCTAATACATTAAAGCTGCAACCATGCCGCAAAACCAATTACAAAATATAAAATACTCTATCCTGGACCTTGCAACCGTTTGCAAGGGCGATACGATACAGCAAACATTCCACCGCAGCCTGGATACTGCAAAACATGCAGAAAAGCTGGGTTACACACGTTACTGGTTTTCAGAGCATCACAACATGGAAAGTGTGGCAAGTGCGGCAACCTCTTTGCTGATCGGTTATGTAGCCGGAGGTACCACAACCATACGCGTAGGGTCCGGAGGTATTATGCTGCCGAACCATTCCCCGCTGATCATTGCAGAACAGTTCGGCACCCTGGGCACTTTATACCCCGATCGTATCGACCTGGGACTGGGCCGGGCGCCGGGAACCGATGCCTTAACTGCCATGACCATCCGCCAGGCACCTATGAATATGCATTATGATTTTAAAGCAGCCATTCAAACCCTGCAGCAATATTTCAGTAAGGAAAACAAAACGGCCAGGGTACGGGCCCTGCCCGGTGAGGGGGTTACAGTTCCCATCTGGGTGCTGGGCTCCAGTACAGACAGTGCATACCTGGCTGCGGAAATGGGGTTACCCTATGCATTTGCCGCGCATTTTGCACCTGCCCAGCTACAGCAGGCGATGGAAATTTATCACACCAGGTTCCGGCCTTCTTCTTTTCTTGCCGAACCCTATGCGATGGCCTGCGTAAATGTAATTGCAGCTGATACCGCGGCAGAAGCAGCTTCCCTCTCAACCTCCCTGTACCGGATGTTCCTGGGTATTTTTACCAATAGCCGGTCGCCCCTGCAACCACCCGTTCCTTATGAAGAAATGGAACGGTTATGGACGCCCGAGCAAAAATACGGGGTTATGCAAATGCTTTCCGCAAGCTTTATCGGTACCCCGGATACAATAAAAGAGGGAATTTCCGGTTTTGTTGCTGAAACAGGCATCCGGGAACTGATGGTCATTTCCCAGATATTTGACCAAAAGAAAAAGCTCCATTCCTATTCGCTGGTTCGGGAACTATTTACAGGGCAGTAGCCGGAATGCTGCATATTAAGCATACCTTAGGATCAGAAAATTACTGTTGATGAAACCGGACTGGATCCTGATCGGGGAAATAATTTACATGATCGCTTTGCTGATTGTAAGCCTGCGGATCATTTATGATACCCGAAGCAGTACCAAAACACTCGCTTACCTGCTCCTGATCCTTTTTGTTCCCATAATCGGCATATTCATCTATTTTTCATTTGGAGTAAATTATCGCCGGAGGAAAATGTATTCCAAAAAATTAGTGCAGGATGAAGCGCTTCAAAAAGAACTGGAAGACAAGATCCAGTTACATTCGCAAAATGTATTTGCCCAGGGAAACCCATCAGTTGTCTACAACAGTCGCCTGTTCCGTTATTTGTTAAAAGACGGCTCATCTGTTTTAACTGCGCATAATCATGTACAGCTGCTGATCAATGGCGAAGAAAAGTTTCCGCTTGTGCTGGAACAACTGAGGCAGGCACAGCACCATATCCATATTGAATATTATATTTATGAAAATGATACCATCGGCAATGCTATTGCGGATGTTCTTATTGAAAAGGCAAAGCAGGGCGTTGAAGTGCGTTTTATCTATGACGATTTCGGGAGCCATTCCATACGAAGAAAACTTGCCAAAAGGCTGAAACAGGGTGGTGTAAAAGCAGTGCCTTTTTATAAGGTGCTGTTCATCGCTTTTGCCAACCGGCTGAATTACCGGAATCACCGGAAAATAATTGTAATTGACGGCAAAACAGCTTTTGTAGGAGGTATTAACATCAGTGATAAATACATTAACCAACCGGGACTGGATAATGCAGTTTATTGGAGGGATACGCACCTGATGCTCCGGGGGCCTGCAGTTTATTATATACAATACCTGTTCATGACGGATTGGAATTTTTGCGCTCATGATTCCCTGCAGCATAATGAGCAGTTCTTTCCAAAAGCAGATTCCCTGAAGCAGGCAGAAAATAAAGTAGTGCAGACCGCTGCCAGCGGTCCGGATTCAGACAATCCCACCATTCTATATACCGTACTGCAGGCTATCGCCCTTGCCAAAAAGGAACTATTAATTACCACTCCTTATTTCATACCAGGCGAAAGCATTATGGAAGCGCTGATCGTTGCAGCCTATAGCGGCATAAAAATAAAGCTGCTGGTACCCGGCGTTTCCGATTCCCTCCTGGTAAATACAGCCGCTAATTCCTATTACAGCGAGCTATTGCGGGCAGGTGTAGAAATTTACCGCTATCAGAAAGGATTTGTACATGCAAAAACATTTGTATCAGACCGCAATCTTTCAATGATAGGCACAGCCAATATGGATCACAGGAGCTTTGACCTGAATTTTGAGGTAAATGCTGTTATTTATGATGAAGCATTAGCAGCGCAACTGGCACAGGTTTTTGAAAATGATCTGCAATATGCCGAAAAGATCGATCCTGTAAAATGGCGCAACCGGCCGGTATATGTAAAACTGTTTGAAAAAACCTGCCGGCTGCTTTCACCGCTGCTATAAGGAATGGCGGAGGCACGTTATTTTAACCGGTTCTTTATATTCTTTAACCTGAGCGAAAGCGCAATCTGGACCAGTCCGAGCATCAGTAAGGCAATAGCCGTATATGCAACGATGGTTAAGCCTCCAAATACAGGGTTCGTAATCATCATTATTGCAAAAACAATCCCGATAATTGCTGCAAACAGCGCCCATCCCCAGCCGGAAATGCCGATCCTTTTTAAGCTGAAAGAATGAAAGATGCCCAGTATAGAACGGAACAAAATAACAAAACCGATATACATTGGCAGAACGGTCATGGTCAGCGCAGGGTATGAAAGCAGAAAGATCCCGAAAATAATATTGACAATTCCTCCAAATAAGGCCCAGCCCCAGCCGGCATCATAGCTTTTGCTGCTAAAGGCATAAGCTACTTCAAAAATACCAGAGACCAGAAAGGTGGCCGCAAAGAACAGGGATAAGGCCAGGTAGGATGCGAGAGGTTGGCTGAACATGTAGAAACCCAGTAAAAGAAATAAAATTCCGGAAAGCAGGAGCAGCCACCAGTTTTTCAGCCGTTCCTGTAACAATTGTGTAGCCATAGTTTTAATTTTTTACGTGAGGGGATATCGTCTATTAAAGATACAGTAAAAAAATAAGTTTTATATACCCTGTAATAACCGGTTTATTAAAATTGTATCTTTCACTATAAACAGGTCATTCAATGATAAAGCAGTGCTCTTTATTAGTCTTTTTACTTTGCTTACTCCAATTACGTGCAGCTGCCCAGTCTTCAGTAGAAGATACGATCATACAACTGATGGATCAGTACAGGGCCATCGGGTTATCTGTTGTGGCTGTAAAAGACAACAGGATCATTTATAACAGATCCTTCGGGTATAAAAACCGGGAAGATAAAACCCTTATCCAGAACACGGACATTTTCCGTATTGCCTCTATTTCAAAGTCATTTACTGCAACCTCCTTAATGCAGTTAGTGGAAAAGGGAACAATCAGCCTGGATGATGAGGTTTCGAAACTGATCGGGTTTACAATCAACAATCCCAAATACCCGGATGTGCCCATAACGCTCAGGATGCTCCTGTCGCACACATCCAGCCTCAATGATCAAAACGGGTATTTTAATCTGGATGTGGTCAACCCCGAAAAGAATCCCAACTGGGCCAACTGTTATAACAATTATAAGCCCGGCACCGGTTATGAGTACTGCAACCTGAATTTTAATCTTGCAGGAAGCATCCTTGAAAAGCAATCCGGTGAGCGCTTTGACCAGTACGTAAAGCAGCATATTTTAGTTCCCCTGCACCTGTATGGCGGTTACGATGTTGATTCCTTAGACAGGAACCGCCTGGTGACCCTGTATGAATATAACGACTCATTAAAAACCTTTAACAGTGCGCCGGAAGCTTATACTTCTCCCAAAGCGAGGCTGGCTCATTATATAAGGGGCTACAGCGCTCCTGTTTTTTCACCAACCGGCGGTATGAAAATAGCTGGCCTGGATCTTGCAAAATATATGATGATGCATATGAACTATGGTACCGGCAACGGGGTAACGATTATTTCAGCACAAAGCAGCAGGACCATGCAAACCCCGCTCTCTGATAAAGAGCATTACGGACTGGCCTTATGGGTAACGGACAGCCTTATTAACGGGGAAAGAATGGTAGGGCATACCGGAGATGCCTATGGCCTGTTCAGCAGCCTGTTCTTTCAACCGGAAAAAAAGTTCGGGTTTGTGGTGATTACCAACGGGTGCATTCCCCAATATAAAAATTCAACGATCGCATTACTATATGATGTCATCAACAGCCTTTATCAAAAGCTGATCCAATAACGCCCGGGTAGTAAATGGGTTATCCTTTCAGCAGGTCCCTGTATTCCTGTGTGTCGTAATTTTCCATCCCTTCCATCTTCCGGATCAGCGTTCCCTTTTCATCAAAAATAAATGTAGAGGGGATGGCCTGTACATTGAACAGGACGGGCAGCTGTTCTCCCGGGTAAAAAATGGGCAGCTTCAGCCCATGTGCTTTTTTAAATTCTGTGGCTTCTTCAAAACTGTTGTCAACAGAAAG
This window encodes:
- the cls gene encoding cardiolipin synthase, producing the protein MKPDWILIGEIIYMIALLIVSLRIIYDTRSSTKTLAYLLLILFVPIIGIFIYFSFGVNYRRRKMYSKKLVQDEALQKELEDKIQLHSQNVFAQGNPSVVYNSRLFRYLLKDGSSVLTAHNHVQLLINGEEKFPLVLEQLRQAQHHIHIEYYIYENDTIGNAIADVLIEKAKQGVEVRFIYDDFGSHSIRRKLAKRLKQGGVKAVPFYKVLFIAFANRLNYRNHRKIIVIDGKTAFVGGINISDKYINQPGLDNAVYWRDTHLMLRGPAVYYIQYLFMTDWNFCAHDSLQHNEQFFPKADSLKQAENKVVQTAASGPDSDNPTILYTVLQAIALAKKELLITTPYFIPGESIMEALIVAAYSGIKIKLLVPGVSDSLLVNTAANSYYSELLRAGVEIYRYQKGFVHAKTFVSDRNLSMIGTANMDHRSFDLNFEVNAVIYDEALAAQLAQVFENDLQYAEKIDPVKWRNRPVYVKLFEKTCRLLSPLL
- a CDS encoding LLM class flavin-dependent oxidoreductase, with protein sequence MPQNQLQNIKYSILDLATVCKGDTIQQTFHRSLDTAKHAEKLGYTRYWFSEHHNMESVASAATSLLIGYVAGGTTTIRVGSGGIMLPNHSPLIIAEQFGTLGTLYPDRIDLGLGRAPGTDALTAMTIRQAPMNMHYDFKAAIQTLQQYFSKENKTARVRALPGEGVTVPIWVLGSSTDSAYLAAEMGLPYAFAAHFAPAQLQQAMEIYHTRFRPSSFLAEPYAMACVNVIAADTAAEAASLSTSLYRMFLGIFTNSRSPLQPPVPYEEMERLWTPEQKYGVMQMLSASFIGTPDTIKEGISGFVAETGIRELMVISQIFDQKKKLHSYSLVRELFTGQ
- a CDS encoding serine hydrolase domain-containing protein, with amino-acid sequence MIKQCSLLVFLLCLLQLRAAAQSSVEDTIIQLMDQYRAIGLSVVAVKDNRIIYNRSFGYKNREDKTLIQNTDIFRIASISKSFTATSLMQLVEKGTISLDDEVSKLIGFTINNPKYPDVPITLRMLLSHTSSLNDQNGYFNLDVVNPEKNPNWANCYNNYKPGTGYEYCNLNFNLAGSILEKQSGERFDQYVKQHILVPLHLYGGYDVDSLDRNRLVTLYEYNDSLKTFNSAPEAYTSPKARLAHYIRGYSAPVFSPTGGMKIAGLDLAKYMMMHMNYGTGNGVTIISAQSSRTMQTPLSDKEHYGLALWVTDSLINGERMVGHTGDAYGLFSSLFFQPEKKFGFVVITNGCIPQYKNSTIALLYDVINSLYQKLIQ
- a CDS encoding HdeD family acid-resistance protein yields the protein MATQLLQERLKNWWLLLLSGILFLLLGFYMFSQPLASYLALSLFFAATFLVSGIFEVAYAFSSKSYDAGWGWALFGGIVNIIFGIFLLSYPALTMTVLPMYIGFVILFRSILGIFHSFSLKRIGISGWGWALFAAIIGIVFAIMMITNPVFGGLTIVAYTAIALLMLGLVQIALSLRLKNIKNRLK